The following coding sequences are from one Haliotis asinina isolate JCU_RB_2024 chromosome 3, JCU_Hal_asi_v2, whole genome shotgun sequence window:
- the LOC137278640 gene encoding pyroglutamyl-peptidase 1-like, which produces MPSTKRTVLVTGFGPFGCHKVNASWVAVQELEKLGLGDDVDLVTQQLAVEYDTVTNSIPTMWQKHKPALVVHVGVSGIATELTLEQQAHNDGYDKQDINGTCPSTRCCVDGADNCIVSEIDMQYVCQEVNNAGIKVKAVVSHDAGRYLCDFSFFTSLHIDRCRAAFVHVPPLNTPYTASELAEGLRCALLSMLKQVS; this is translated from the exons ATGCCATCCACCAAGAGAACTGTCCTGGTTACAG GGTTCGGGCCGTTTGGCTGTCACAAGGTAAATGCTAGCTGGGTGGCAGTCCAGGAGTTGGAGAAGTTGGGACTAGGTGATGATGTGGACCTCGTCACACAGCAGCTGGCTGTGGAGTATGACACTGTCACTAACAGCATCCCCACAATGTGGCAAAAGCACAAGCCAGCG CTGGTGGTACATGTTGGGGTGTCCGGCATTGCAACGGAGCTGACGCTGGAGCAACAGGCCCACAATGATGGCTATGACAAACAGGACATCAACGGCACCTGTCCTTCAACACGCTGCTGTGTGGATGGTGCTGACAATTGCATTGTGTCCGAGATTgacatgcagtatgtatgtcaGGAGGTCAACAATGCAGGGATCAAGGTCAAGGCCGTTGTATCACATGATGCTGGAAG atatctATGCGACTTCTCTTTTTTCACCTCTCTACACATTGATCGTTGCCGAGCTGCCTTTGTCCATGTGCCTCCCCTCAACACTCCATACACTGCATCTGAGTTGGCGGAGGGGCTCCGTTGTGCCCTGCTGTCCATGCTCAAGCAGGTGTCTTGA